The following proteins are encoded in a genomic region of Bradyrhizobium sp. SK17:
- a CDS encoding cyclase family protein, whose amino-acid sequence MARRLIDISVPLQNDVPADPPGNHPTIQYIDHQQGLPRMLQFFDGLKAADLPDGQGWAVEQVSLSTHNGTHLDAPWHFHPTMNRGERSWTIDEVPLEWCFQPGVKLDFRHLPDGYVATAGDVEAELKRIGHTLSPLEIIVVNTSAGAKYGQPDYVNSGCGMGYEATMYLLERGVRLTGIDGWSWDAPFVFTAKKYAETKDASLIWEGHKAGRHIGYCHIEKLHNLEQLPSSGFMVSCFPVKIERASAGWTRAVAILDG is encoded by the coding sequence ATGGCACGTAGACTGATCGATATCTCCGTTCCCCTGCAGAATGACGTTCCGGCCGACCCGCCCGGCAACCACCCGACCATTCAGTATATCGATCATCAGCAGGGGCTGCCGCGCATGTTGCAGTTCTTCGACGGATTGAAGGCTGCGGATCTGCCGGACGGGCAGGGCTGGGCCGTCGAACAGGTCTCGCTCTCCACCCACAACGGCACGCATCTCGATGCGCCCTGGCATTTCCATCCGACCATGAATCGCGGCGAGCGGTCATGGACCATCGACGAGGTGCCGCTGGAATGGTGCTTCCAGCCCGGTGTGAAGCTGGACTTCCGCCATCTGCCCGACGGCTACGTCGCGACAGCCGGCGATGTCGAGGCCGAGCTGAAGCGCATTGGGCATACACTGTCGCCGCTCGAGATCATCGTCGTCAACACCAGCGCCGGCGCGAAGTATGGCCAGCCCGACTACGTCAATTCCGGTTGCGGCATGGGCTACGAGGCGACGATGTATCTGCTCGAGCGCGGCGTGCGGCTGACCGGCATCGACGGCTGGAGCTGGGACGCGCCGTTCGTCTTCACCGCCAAGAAATATGCCGAGACAAAAGACGCCAGCCTGATCTGGGAAGGCCACAAGGCGGGTCGCCATATCGGCTACTGCCACATCGAGAAGCTGCACAATCTCGAGCAACTGCCGTCAAGCGGGTTCATGGTGTCGTGCTTTCCGGTGAAGATCGAGCGCGCGTCGGCGGGGTGGACGAGGGCGGTCGCAATCCTCGACGGCTAG
- a CDS encoding carbamoyltransferase C-terminal domain-containing protein, whose protein sequence is MPKQHIYVLGLNVYDHDVSACLLRDGAIAYAISKERITREKHASGFYKEVVDYCLSAEGITLDDVDLVVRNSYILPVPEMEERMLHQDMPGFLPIAERNEAIKHPLFRSKSDKVVSISHHLAHAYSAFAVSPFKDGVVMIVDGVGNYQADAMESHPQDGASPLARESESYYRFEDTRLECLKKVYMEPARGLLSDEFYNMPGLGALYSRVSTYVFGDWNKCGELMGLAPYGRHGQVGSLLEMKDGELHVPFWGSDNQQPFVLDGGSWDKSPTMQHWQDIAWRVQDDTENVLLARARWLRETTSAKNLCVAGGVALNCVANGRIAREAGFENVWIQPAAGDDGIAIGCAYYGWLEVLKQRRSFVMEHAYVGRRYSDAEVAAALQNFLVRIQVDVRRSDDICRDTAKLLADQRVIGWFQGPSEFGPRALGNRSLIADPRKAEMKDILNSRVKHRQAFRPFAPIVLAERMRDIFEGEEDSPYMLIAKPVRPEWRDKIPAIVHVDGSARVQSVREETNPMLYRLLKAFDALTGVPVLINTSFNVKGEPIIETPQDAVSCFLTTGIDHLVLHDTLVSKTTMHKVVTPVMTTFGDVATIVSSTTQDGSRGGG, encoded by the coding sequence ATGCCGAAACAACACATCTACGTCCTTGGTCTCAACGTCTACGACCATGACGTCAGCGCCTGCCTGCTGCGCGACGGCGCGATCGCCTACGCGATCTCCAAGGAGCGCATCACCCGCGAGAAGCACGCCTCGGGCTTCTACAAGGAGGTCGTCGACTACTGCCTGTCCGCCGAGGGCATTACGCTCGACGACGTCGATCTCGTGGTGCGCAACAGCTACATCCTGCCGGTGCCCGAGATGGAGGAACGGATGCTCCATCAGGACATGCCGGGCTTCCTGCCGATCGCCGAGCGCAACGAGGCAATCAAGCACCCGTTGTTTCGTTCCAAATCCGATAAGGTGGTGTCGATCTCGCATCACCTCGCGCATGCCTACAGCGCGTTCGCGGTGTCACCGTTCAAGGACGGCGTCGTGATGATCGTCGACGGTGTCGGCAACTATCAGGCTGACGCAATGGAGTCCCATCCGCAGGACGGGGCCTCGCCGCTGGCCCGCGAATCCGAGAGCTACTACAGGTTCGAGGACACCAGGCTCGAATGCCTGAAGAAGGTCTACATGGAGCCGGCGCGCGGGCTGTTGTCGGACGAGTTCTACAACATGCCGGGGCTGGGGGCGCTCTACAGCCGGGTTTCGACCTATGTGTTCGGCGACTGGAACAAGTGCGGCGAGCTGATGGGGCTCGCACCCTATGGCCGCCATGGGCAAGTCGGCAGTCTGCTCGAGATGAAAGACGGCGAGCTGCACGTACCGTTCTGGGGCAGCGACAACCAGCAGCCTTTCGTGCTCGACGGCGGCAGCTGGGACAAGAGCCCGACCATGCAGCATTGGCAGGATATCGCCTGGCGGGTGCAGGACGACACCGAGAATGTGCTGCTGGCGCGTGCGCGCTGGCTGCGCGAGACCACCAGTGCGAAGAACCTGTGCGTCGCCGGCGGCGTCGCGCTGAACTGCGTGGCCAACGGGCGCATCGCGCGCGAGGCCGGTTTCGAGAACGTCTGGATCCAGCCCGCCGCCGGCGACGACGGCATCGCGATCGGCTGCGCCTATTACGGCTGGCTCGAGGTGCTGAAGCAGCGCCGCTCGTTCGTGATGGAGCACGCCTATGTCGGCCGGCGCTACAGCGATGCCGAGGTCGCAGCCGCGCTGCAAAATTTTCTGGTGCGCATCCAGGTCGACGTCAGGCGCAGCGACGACATCTGCCGGGACACGGCAAAACTGCTCGCCGACCAGCGGGTGATCGGCTGGTTTCAGGGGCCGTCGGAGTTCGGTCCGCGCGCGCTCGGCAACCGCAGCCTGATCGCCGATCCGCGCAAGGCCGAGATGAAGGACATCCTCAACAGCCGGGTCAAGCATCGCCAGGCGTTCCGGCCGTTCGCGCCGATCGTATTGGCGGAGCGCATGCGGGACATCTTCGAGGGCGAGGAGGACTCGCCCTACATGCTGATCGCCAAGCCGGTCCGGCCGGAATGGCGCGACAAGATCCCGGCGATCGTGCATGTCGACGGCTCGGCGCGGGTGCAGAGCGTGCGGGAGGAAACCAACCCGATGCTCTATCGCCTGCTCAAGGCGTTCGATGCGCTGACCGGCGTGCCGGTGCTGATCAACACCTCGTTCAACGTCAAGGGCGAGCCGATCATCGAGACGCCGCAGGACGCGGTGAGCTGCTTCCTGACCACCGGGATCGACCACCTCGTGCTGCACGACACGCTGGTATCGAAGACCACCATGCACAAGGTCGTCACACCTGTGATGACCACGTTCGGCGACGTCGCCACCATCGTGTCCTCGACGACGCAGGACGGCAGTCGCGGCGGCGGCTGA
- a CDS encoding SagB family peptide dehydrogenase: MRTPKRTSKTTPKQAGSPSAAPPTLLARLNARVALDTQTDGRIAAHVDGYSEPLGTFSTAVAERARGLRDGLPLPSAAPEGDATARDIERLIRQLALRGLLEYRLPGARATEDLVVIEPQLPGYWPRMPTLSDATTIVLSRFAYLRRRGTEMVLESPRAGALFKICDPRIATLLAILAVPQTISQIRRRQDYPGPAILALLLDCEILVSVDPAKRDALRRAEGDDDLVLWDFHDLLFHARSTEGRQANPLGGLYPHTGLIAPLPAVRPAWPGRIVKLPEVDGSPSPFEELLHARHSTRDFDERKPITLVELSRLLRSVAGVRSKWSSKLEFADDGPDIEYTGRPYPGAGSAYELELYLTVASCDGLARGFYHYDAAAHVLAAIDAHPQHIEAVLQSAEFAMDASAPPQILITIAARFGRISWKYSAIAYALILKDVGVLTQTLYMMATDLGLGGCAIGTTNIDLFAKMTGLDFHVEGPVGQFALGRGMAAPASG, from the coding sequence GTGCGCACGCCCAAACGCACATCCAAGACCACCCCGAAGCAGGCGGGATCGCCAAGCGCAGCGCCGCCGACGCTGCTGGCTCGGCTGAATGCGCGCGTCGCGCTGGACACCCAGACCGACGGCCGCATCGCGGCGCATGTCGATGGCTATTCGGAGCCGCTCGGAACATTCAGCACCGCGGTCGCGGAGCGCGCGCGCGGCCTGCGGGACGGCTTGCCTCTGCCGTCGGCTGCGCCCGAGGGCGATGCCACGGCGCGCGACATCGAGCGCCTGATCCGACAATTGGCGCTGCGCGGCCTGCTGGAGTACCGCCTGCCGGGCGCGCGCGCGACCGAGGACCTGGTGGTGATCGAACCGCAGCTTCCCGGCTATTGGCCGCGGATGCCGACACTCTCGGATGCGACGACAATCGTATTGTCGCGCTTCGCCTATCTGCGGCGGCGCGGCACGGAGATGGTGCTGGAATCGCCGCGCGCCGGGGCGCTGTTCAAAATCTGCGATCCCCGGATCGCAACCCTGCTCGCGATCCTCGCCGTTCCACAGACGATCAGCCAAATCCGGCGTCGGCAGGACTATCCGGGCCCGGCAATCCTCGCGCTGCTGCTGGATTGCGAAATCCTCGTCAGCGTCGACCCGGCAAAGCGCGATGCTCTCCGGCGGGCCGAAGGCGACGACGATCTTGTGCTGTGGGATTTTCACGACCTGCTGTTTCATGCGCGCAGCACGGAAGGCCGCCAGGCCAATCCGCTGGGCGGCCTCTACCCGCACACCGGCCTGATCGCGCCATTGCCGGCGGTGCGGCCCGCCTGGCCCGGACGGATCGTCAAGCTGCCCGAAGTCGACGGGTCCCCCTCGCCGTTCGAAGAGCTGCTGCACGCAAGGCATTCCACGCGCGACTTCGATGAACGGAAGCCGATCACGCTCGTGGAGCTGTCCAGGTTGCTGCGCAGCGTTGCGGGCGTCCGCTCGAAATGGAGCAGCAAGCTCGAGTTCGCCGACGATGGTCCCGACATCGAATACACCGGCAGACCCTATCCCGGGGCGGGCAGCGCATATGAGCTTGAACTCTATCTGACCGTTGCGAGCTGCGATGGCCTGGCGCGGGGCTTCTATCACTACGACGCCGCTGCGCACGTGCTGGCAGCGATCGACGCCCATCCACAACACATCGAGGCCGTGTTGCAAAGCGCCGAATTTGCCATGGATGCGTCCGCGCCTCCGCAGATCCTGATCACGATCGCCGCGCGCTTCGGCCGGATCTCCTGGAAGTACAGCGCGATCGCCTATGCGCTGATCCTGAAGGATGTCGGCGTCCTGACCCAGACGCTGTACATGATGGCGACGGATCTCGGTCTCGGCGGCTGCGCGATCGGCACCACCAATATCGATTTGTTCGCCAAGATGACCGGACTCGACTTTCACGTCGAGGGACCGGTCGGTCAATTCGCGCTGGGACGCGGCATGGCAGCGCCCGCCTCCGGCTAG
- a CDS encoding TOMM precursor leader peptide-binding protein: MPRKSIAQADKETLQFAPNFTAYVLPPDIVCLYSEDRKFFLHGELYCALAAAIGTKGKSRVSLLDERGRKFPPDKIDEAIKRLLDRRYVILASPTPHNAVDGLWASLGLPGPVARQNLQDCRVRVEAIDVKGAAELSEALRDLGVRVVKASPDLTVTLVNDYLDRRLAERNLERVSGKSPWLLVQPSGVFPLVGPVFNPGESACWTCLFDRMIRNREIKGFLDRNGARPVAVSALAQHTIGQSAVQFAAVEIAKAIGSGFRTDLRNHIMSLDLLGSTIARHYVAARPQCPTCGNKKLQNPRRAPQPIELGPGATLVMTSGGYRTVSSRTTLARFKKHVSPLTGVVTRLERIEVDLPMNTSFYAQHNFSAPAQTLDQLRSGLSGGSFGKGSTAEQGEASALMEAIERYSGIFQGDEIRTKKRFTDFAPGDAIRPNDVLLFSEEQYRTRAVHNHDDSHHTQPAPDPFDPSERIEWSPVWSLRDQRFRHVPTSLLYFFYDGPAAFAADSNGCAAGNTREEAIVQGFLELMERDAYAIWWYNRSQRAEIDLNSFEDSYVRDLKAQLEESGRKLWVLDITSDLGIPTYVAIVHWMQNGQENIEFGSGSHFDPRIALLRSLTELNQFLSIGLMGGGSGEKPSLDGINPLRIADYPFLLPSSNPVLPPATASRVPLDNTRAQVDACVDIAARAGMDFLVLDQTRPDVEVAVVRVIVPGMRHFYRRFGPGRLYDVPVRLGLRDRPSLESELTPFLPHT, translated from the coding sequence TTGCCCAGAAAATCCATTGCGCAGGCCGACAAAGAGACGCTGCAATTCGCACCGAATTTCACGGCCTATGTGCTGCCTCCGGACATCGTCTGTCTGTATTCCGAAGACCGCAAATTCTTTCTTCACGGCGAACTCTATTGCGCGCTGGCGGCGGCGATCGGCACCAAGGGAAAATCCCGCGTCAGTCTCCTCGACGAACGCGGACGAAAATTTCCACCGGACAAGATCGATGAAGCGATCAAGCGCCTGCTCGATCGGCGCTATGTGATCTTGGCATCGCCAACTCCCCACAACGCCGTGGACGGGCTTTGGGCGAGCCTCGGCCTGCCCGGCCCGGTCGCTCGGCAAAACCTGCAAGACTGCCGCGTGCGGGTCGAGGCGATCGACGTCAAGGGCGCGGCTGAATTGAGCGAGGCGTTGCGGGACCTCGGTGTCCGCGTCGTCAAGGCATCGCCCGATCTCACGGTCACCCTGGTCAACGATTATCTCGATCGGCGGCTGGCGGAGCGCAATCTGGAGCGCGTGTCCGGCAAGTCTCCCTGGCTGCTGGTGCAGCCCTCCGGCGTGTTTCCGCTGGTCGGTCCGGTCTTCAATCCGGGCGAGAGTGCGTGCTGGACCTGCCTGTTCGATCGGATGATCCGCAACCGCGAGATCAAGGGTTTCCTCGATCGCAACGGGGCACGCCCGGTTGCGGTCTCTGCCCTCGCGCAGCACACGATCGGGCAAAGCGCCGTTCAGTTTGCGGCGGTCGAGATCGCCAAGGCGATTGGCAGCGGCTTCCGCACCGATCTGCGCAATCACATCATGAGCCTGGACCTGCTCGGTTCGACCATCGCCAGGCACTATGTGGCTGCCCGCCCGCAATGCCCGACTTGCGGCAACAAGAAACTGCAAAATCCGCGACGAGCGCCGCAGCCGATCGAACTGGGCCCGGGCGCCACGCTGGTCATGACCAGCGGCGGCTATCGCACGGTGTCGTCGCGCACCACGTTGGCGCGGTTCAAGAAGCATGTCAGCCCGCTCACCGGCGTCGTGACACGGCTGGAGCGGATCGAAGTCGATCTGCCGATGAACACCAGTTTTTACGCCCAGCACAATTTCTCCGCGCCGGCGCAGACTCTCGACCAACTCCGATCCGGGCTCAGCGGCGGCAGTTTCGGCAAGGGCAGCACCGCCGAGCAAGGCGAAGCCAGCGCGCTGATGGAAGCGATCGAACGCTACTCGGGAATTTTTCAGGGCGACGAGATCCGGACAAAAAAGCGCTTCACCGACTTCGCGCCGGGCGATGCCATCCGTCCCAATGACGTTCTGCTGTTCAGCGAGGAGCAGTATCGGACCCGAGCGGTTCACAACCATGACGATTCCCATCACACCCAGCCGGCGCCCGATCCGTTCGATCCGTCCGAGCGGATCGAGTGGTCGCCGGTCTGGTCGCTGCGCGACCAGCGCTTCCGGCACGTTCCGACCAGCCTGCTGTATTTCTTCTATGACGGGCCGGCTGCCTTCGCCGCCGATTCCAACGGCTGCGCTGCCGGCAATACCCGCGAGGAAGCGATCGTCCAGGGCTTCCTCGAACTGATGGAGCGCGATGCCTACGCGATCTGGTGGTACAACCGATCGCAGCGGGCGGAGATCGATCTCAACAGCTTCGAAGATTCCTATGTCCGCGATCTCAAGGCGCAACTCGAGGAATCCGGCCGCAAGCTATGGGTGCTCGACATCACCAGCGATCTCGGCATCCCGACCTATGTCGCTATCGTGCACTGGATGCAGAACGGCCAGGAAAACATCGAGTTCGGGTCCGGCTCGCACTTCGATCCGCGCATCGCTTTGCTGCGGTCGTTGACGGAGCTGAACCAGTTCCTCTCCATCGGGCTGATGGGTGGCGGCAGCGGCGAGAAACCGAGCCTCGACGGCATCAATCCGCTGCGGATCGCGGACTATCCGTTCCTGCTGCCGAGCTCGAATCCGGTTCTCCCCCCAGCGACCGCTTCGCGCGTACCGCTCGACAACACCCGTGCGCAGGTGGACGCCTGCGTCGACATCGCCGCGCGCGCCGGGATGGATTTCCTCGTTCTCGACCAGACCCGGCCGGACGTCGAGGTTGCCGTGGTCCGGGTGATCGTGCCCGGCATGCGCCATTTCTATCGCCGCTTCGGACCCGGGCGGCTCTATGATGTCCCGGTCAGGCTCGGACTGCGCGATCGGCCTTCCCTGGAAAGCGAGCTGACGCCGTTCCTTCCGCATACCTGA
- a CDS encoding VOC family protein, whose product MADDAASFVWYELLTTDAAGASTFYGSVLGWRTRDVSTAELSYNLFISGDVPRSGLMELPEEGRRQGAMPRWVGYVGVGDIDATATRIRELGGAVYVPPTSTNIGRIAIVADPQRATFGLVSDLKIAAPVVADLDAPSRVGWHELLAADWRKAFAFYVDVFGWQQAEAEVASAEPYQLFAAGGRMAGGIFNKRPLEPIPFWLYYFNVDDIDAAMARVNSGGGRVYEGPLELPDGSWIVRCLDPQGATFALQGARSEDGIAKAGPAEYRWTTSWDGISSKGRWRSDPPTGKRRTPRK is encoded by the coding sequence ATGGCGGATGATGCGGCGAGTTTTGTCTGGTACGAGCTGCTGACCACTGACGCTGCGGGTGCGAGCACCTTCTACGGCAGCGTCCTCGGCTGGCGCACCAGAGACGTTTCGACTGCCGAGCTTTCTTACAATTTGTTCATCTCTGGCGATGTCCCGCGAAGCGGATTGATGGAGCTGCCTGAAGAGGGCAGGCGGCAGGGTGCGATGCCGCGGTGGGTCGGCTATGTCGGTGTCGGCGATATCGACGCGACTGCGACCCGGATTCGAGAACTTGGTGGTGCCGTCTACGTCCCGCCGACCAGCACCAACATTGGCCGCATCGCGATCGTCGCTGACCCGCAGCGCGCAACCTTTGGACTGGTGAGCGATTTGAAGATTGCCGCGCCTGTCGTGGCCGATCTCGACGCGCCTTCGCGCGTGGGCTGGCACGAACTGCTGGCTGCCGACTGGCGCAAGGCGTTCGCCTTCTACGTAGACGTTTTCGGCTGGCAGCAGGCTGAAGCCGAGGTCGCTTCCGCCGAGCCTTATCAGTTGTTCGCAGCCGGCGGACGGATGGCCGGCGGCATCTTCAACAAGCGTCCGCTCGAACCGATTCCGTTCTGGCTCTATTATTTCAACGTCGACGACATCGACGCGGCGATGGCGCGCGTGAACAGCGGTGGCGGACGGGTCTACGAAGGGCCGCTTGAGCTGCCTGACGGCAGCTGGATCGTCCGTTGCCTCGACCCGCAGGGCGCTACCTTCGCCCTTCAGGGCGCGCGCAGCGAGGACGGCATCGCGAAAGCTGGTCCTGCCGAATATCGCTGGACCACCAGTTGGGACGGCATCTCGTCAAAAGGCCGATGGCGGAGCGACCCGCCGACCGGCAAGCGTCGGACGCCTCGGAAGTGA
- a CDS encoding OpgC domain-containing protein, translated as MEIHASLPEKGRDLRLDLFRGIANWAIYLDHIPDNIVNWITTRNYGFSDAADLFVFISGYTASFVYARMMLERGFIVGATRLTKRVWQLYVAHIILFVIYIAAISYLALRFGDSEMINEFNVAGLVDNATETLRQGLFLKFKPVNLDVLPLYIVLMGLFPPVLWFMLRQPNWTMAASIALWLVSRQMGWNLPAYPAGTWYFNPFAWQVLFVFGSWCAMGGARKNMHIINSRYTLWFCIAYLIFALVMTMAGRFPEFGAQFPDWLYSMFNPNDKTNLAPYRFLHFVVITVLVIRFIPKDWSALEWKVFDPLIVCGQQSLAVFCVGVFLSFVGHFELSMSSGSLFAQIFVSISGIAIMTIVAYYISWSKRQDKPVKPPAPKPAAPAAKAG; from the coding sequence ATGGAAATCCACGCTAGCCTGCCCGAAAAAGGACGTGACCTGCGGCTCGACCTGTTCCGCGGGATCGCAAACTGGGCGATCTATCTCGATCACATCCCCGACAACATCGTGAACTGGATCACGACGCGGAATTACGGCTTCAGCGACGCCGCTGACCTGTTCGTCTTCATCTCCGGCTACACCGCATCCTTTGTCTATGCCCGCATGATGCTGGAGCGCGGCTTCATCGTCGGCGCGACCCGGCTGACCAAGCGGGTCTGGCAGCTCTATGTCGCGCACATCATCCTGTTCGTGATCTACATCGCCGCGATCAGCTATCTCGCGCTGCGCTTCGGCGACTCCGAGATGATCAACGAGTTCAATGTCGCCGGCCTCGTCGACAACGCCACCGAGACGCTGCGCCAAGGCCTGTTCCTGAAATTCAAACCGGTCAATCTCGACGTGCTGCCGCTCTATATCGTGCTGATGGGCCTGTTTCCGCCGGTGCTGTGGTTCATGCTGCGGCAGCCGAACTGGACCATGGCGGCCTCGATCGCGCTGTGGCTGGTGTCGCGGCAGATGGGCTGGAATCTGCCGGCCTATCCGGCCGGGACCTGGTACTTCAATCCGTTCGCCTGGCAGGTGCTGTTCGTGTTCGGCTCGTGGTGCGCGATGGGCGGTGCGCGCAAGAACATGCACATCATCAATTCGCGCTACACGCTGTGGTTCTGCATCGCGTATCTGATCTTCGCGCTGGTCATGACGATGGCCGGACGCTTTCCGGAGTTTGGCGCCCAGTTCCCGGACTGGCTCTATTCGATGTTCAATCCGAACGACAAGACCAACCTTGCGCCCTACCGCTTCCTGCACTTCGTGGTGATCACGGTGCTGGTGATCCGCTTCATCCCGAAGGACTGGTCGGCACTGGAGTGGAAGGTATTCGATCCCCTGATCGTCTGCGGCCAGCAATCGCTCGCGGTGTTTTGCGTCGGCGTGTTTCTGTCCTTTGTCGGACATTTCGAACTGTCGATGAGCTCGGGCTCGCTGTTCGCACAGATCTTCGTCAGCATCTCCGGCATCGCGATCATGACGATCGTGGCCTATTACATCTCGTGGTCGAAGCGGCAGGATAAGCCGGTCAAGCCGCCGGCACCGAAGCCCGCGGCGCCGGCCGCCAAGGCCGGGTGA
- a CDS encoding ETC complex I subunit translates to MTARIFKPAKNAMQSGRAKTKAWQLDYEPEQPRTVEPLMGWTSSSDMKQQLTLHFDTKEEAVAYCERKGIAYQVIEPKDSAHRQIAYADNFAFRRWEPWTH, encoded by the coding sequence ATGACCGCACGCATTTTTAAGCCCGCCAAAAACGCGATGCAATCGGGACGAGCCAAGACCAAGGCGTGGCAACTGGATTACGAGCCGGAGCAGCCGCGCACGGTGGAGCCCCTGATGGGCTGGACCTCGTCGTCCGACATGAAGCAGCAGCTCACCCTGCATTTCGACACCAAGGAAGAGGCGGTCGCCTATTGCGAGCGCAAGGGCATCGCCTACCAGGTGATCGAGCCGAAGGATTCGGCGCACCGCCAGATCGCCTATGCCGACAATTTCGCCTTCCGCCGCTGGGAGCCCTGGACCCACTAG
- a CDS encoding Lrp/AsnC family transcriptional regulator has product MTERPQLDDIDLRILTELQCDGRIRINELAERVGITAPPCLRRVRALRSRGVVQAIRATLDERLLGYEVTTFVLIQLDSQNLVAIEAFEAAVAAVPRFLQCWRISGDADFMLRCVAPSVDDMRRQLLQFAGLPNVRKIRSFPVLGVSKDAPLPIPGALAPSPAS; this is encoded by the coding sequence GTGACAGAACGCCCACAGCTCGATGACATCGACCTGCGGATCCTCACCGAATTGCAGTGCGACGGCCGGATCAGGATCAACGAGCTCGCGGAGCGGGTCGGCATCACGGCCCCGCCCTGTCTGCGCCGGGTCCGCGCGCTGCGCAGCCGCGGCGTGGTCCAGGCGATCCGCGCCACGCTCGACGAACGGCTGCTCGGCTATGAGGTGACGACCTTCGTGCTGATCCAGCTCGACAGCCAGAACCTGGTCGCGATCGAGGCGTTCGAAGCTGCGGTGGCGGCCGTGCCGCGCTTCCTACAATGCTGGCGGATCTCGGGCGATGCCGATTTCATGCTCCGCTGCGTCGCGCCCAGCGTCGACGACATGCGCCGGCAGTTGCTGCAATTCGCCGGGCTGCCCAATGTGCGCAAGATCAGGAGCTTTCCGGTACTCGGCGTCTCCAAGGATGCGCCGCTGCCGATCCCCGGCGCCCTCGCCCCAAGCCCCGCGAGCTAA
- a CDS encoding TetR/AcrR family transcriptional regulator has product MARTIGSHGPTTLEAIRKAGVRLIFEHGYEAMSLRQLAAEVGIQAGSLYNHISTKQDLLFDLVQDHINDLLRELDLALAGKADPVERLRAFVAFHVTYHMTRKREVFIANSELRSLDAKNYDAVVALRGAYEQRLAQILADGLADGVFEVVDIQVATFAIIALLTGLCTWYRPGGRLTRDAIIAAHEKLVLSGVAPRATIGELRSGGNSPRTAMAGS; this is encoded by the coding sequence ATGGCACGCACGATCGGCTCACATGGCCCCACGACGCTGGAGGCGATCCGCAAGGCCGGTGTGCGCCTGATCTTCGAGCACGGCTACGAGGCGATGAGCCTGCGCCAGCTCGCCGCGGAAGTCGGCATCCAGGCAGGCTCACTCTACAACCATATCTCAACCAAGCAGGACCTGCTGTTCGATCTGGTGCAGGACCATATCAACGATTTGCTGCGCGAGTTGGACCTTGCGCTCGCCGGCAAGGCCGATCCGGTCGAGCGATTACGGGCCTTCGTCGCGTTCCACGTCACCTATCACATGACCCGCAAGCGCGAGGTGTTCATCGCCAATTCCGAACTGCGCAGCCTCGATGCCAAGAACTACGATGCCGTGGTGGCGCTGCGCGGCGCCTATGAGCAGCGGCTGGCGCAAATCCTTGCCGATGGGCTGGCGGACGGCGTGTTCGAGGTCGTCGACATCCAGGTCGCGACCTTCGCGATCATCGCGCTGCTGACCGGGCTGTGCACCTGGTACCGCCCCGGCGGCCGGCTGACCCGCGACGCCATCATCGCGGCGCATGAGAAGCTGGTGTTGTCGGGGGTCGCGCCCCGGGCCACGATCGGCGAGCTCCGCAGCGGCGGCAACAGCCCGCGGACCGCGATGGCCGGTTCGTGA